From one Candidatus Zixiibacteriota bacterium genomic stretch:
- a CDS encoding type III PLP-dependent enzyme, translating to MIKAIDVRNPNQKSRLQDSDFNRVTELMGERRLRTPFLILYRSEIRDNLARLAAALPGVDIHYAAKSNNHPAILEEVADAGHKFDISSYQEMLQAIKAGGHVDEMIHSNPIKSPYEIADAVQAGISLFVVDNPDEIDKFIPYRGKVRLLVRFKVENSDAVVNLSTKFGCTTAEVPELAEKIREQGLEYHGLAFHVGSQCLSNDIYLKAIDISAGLIEELSARGFRTRLLDIGGGFPVPYTGEVPGIEEFCKPIRERLAEKIDSAVNLICEPGRYISATAVTLVAAIIGKSLRSGKRWYFLDDGVYGSFSGRLYDHCTYQIMTNRNTTWKRSVLAGPTCDSFDVIYRDIVLPPLSVGDLLMFPAMGAYTSVSASSFNCLRKAEYIVID from the coding sequence ATGATTAAGGCAATCGATGTCCGAAACCCCAATCAGAAATCGCGTCTTCAGGATTCCGATTTCAACCGCGTGACCGAACTCATGGGAGAACGGAGGCTGAGAACTCCTTTCCTGATTCTCTATCGTTCGGAAATCAGAGATAACCTGGCCCGACTGGCCGCCGCCCTTCCCGGCGTTGACATTCATTATGCGGCCAAGTCAAACAACCACCCCGCCATTCTTGAGGAAGTGGCCGATGCGGGACATAAATTCGACATCTCCTCCTATCAGGAGATGCTGCAGGCAATCAAGGCCGGCGGCCATGTGGATGAAATGATCCATTCCAATCCGATCAAATCGCCCTATGAAATCGCCGATGCCGTTCAGGCCGGGATTTCCCTTTTTGTCGTCGATAACCCCGATGAGATCGACAAGTTTATCCCTTACCGCGGCAAAGTCCGCCTGCTGGTTCGTTTCAAAGTCGAAAACAGCGATGCGGTCGTCAACCTCTCCACCAAATTCGGCTGCACCACAGCCGAGGTCCCCGAATTGGCCGAAAAGATCCGGGAGCAGGGGCTGGAATACCACGGACTGGCCTTCCATGTCGGGAGTCAGTGTCTCAGCAATGACATCTACCTGAAGGCGATTGATATCTCCGCCGGGTTGATTGAAGAACTCAGCGCCCGCGGCTTCAGAACCCGACTGCTCGATATCGGCGGCGGTTTCCCCGTTCCCTATACCGGCGAAGTTCCCGGGATTGAGGAATTCTGCAAACCGATCCGGGAAAGGCTCGCCGAGAAGATCGATTCCGCAGTCAATTTGATTTGCGAGCCGGGACGGTATATCTCGGCGACGGCGGTGACACTGGTGGCTGCTATTATCGGCAAGTCCCTTCGCTCCGGGAAAAGATGGTATTTCCTCGATGACGGCGTTTACGGCTCGTTCTCCGGACGCCTCTACGACCACTGTACCTATCAGATTATGACCAACCGCAACACCACCTGGAAACGTTCCGTGCTGGCCGGCCCGACCTGCGACTCATTTGATGTTATCTACCGTGATATCGTCCTTCCGCCCCTCAGTGTCGGCGACCTGCTGATGTTCCCGGCCATGGGCGCTTACACTTCGGTCTCGGCGTCATCTTTCAACTGTCTCAGAAAGGCGGAATACATTGTCATCGACTAG
- a CDS encoding outer membrane beta-barrel protein, protein MRKRILLLLLMMAISASVGAAHFGVGGYGGVNIPIIQEDQSSGTVYGLKAKLSLLPGIALEPNINFAKFGDAEYSFGVRKGSKVTSYGVDAILGSAGLGAIGFRMYGILGGGIYKIKRDNDDDISKMGWTTGLGFEIGLAPSFGLDFRGKLNIVTTDGGGSKKSAAVTGGLNYYFGF, encoded by the coding sequence ATGCGCAAGCGAATCCTTTTACTCCTCTTGATGATGGCGATTTCCGCATCGGTCGGGGCGGCTCATTTCGGAGTCGGCGGCTATGGCGGCGTCAATATCCCGATCATTCAGGAGGATCAAAGCTCCGGCACAGTATATGGCCTGAAGGCAAAATTGAGCCTTCTGCCTGGAATCGCGCTGGAGCCGAACATCAATTTCGCCAAGTTCGGCGACGCCGAGTACAGCTTTGGTGTCCGCAAAGGGTCCAAAGTTACCTCGTATGGAGTCGATGCCATATTGGGAAGCGCCGGATTGGGCGCGATCGGCTTCAGAATGTATGGGATCCTGGGTGGCGGGATTTATAAAATCAAACGTGATAATGATGATGATATCAGCAAGATGGGATGGACGACCGGGCTCGGTTTTGAAATCGGTCTGGCCCCCAGTTTTGGGCTCGATTTCCGAGGCAAGCTGAATATTGTCACCACTGACGGGGGTGGGTCCAAGAAATCGGCTGCTGTTACCGGCGGCCTTAACTATTACTTTGGATTTTAG
- the rpmE gene encoding 50S ribosomal protein L31, translated as MKEKIHPKYFDTTVSCACGNVIKTRSTVKDLKVEICSNCHPFFTGRQKLVDTAGRIERFRRKYGMDKEKKGETKPAAAKKPKSA; from the coding sequence GTGAAAGAGAAAATTCATCCCAAGTATTTTGACACCACGGTCTCCTGCGCCTGTGGGAACGTGATCAAAACCCGCTCCACGGTCAAGGATCTCAAGGTTGAAATCTGCTCCAACTGCCACCCGTTTTTCACCGGCCGCCAGAAACTGGTCGACACCGCCGGACGGATCGAGCGGTTCCGCCGGAAATACGGCATGGACAAGGAGAAAAAGGGCGAAACCAAGCCCGCCGCGGCCAAGAAGCCGAAAAGCGCGTAG
- a CDS encoding transposase: protein MLIDSLLFYKEKFGAKIAAYTLMPSHIHLILFIDGAQLPHFMRDYKIFTAQEGVRKLLIKMPHLWMPRHDRVAISDERIFRVKLDYIHNNPVTAGLVEKPEDWPWSSAEAYVKGVDRYGLVWKDW from the coding sequence ATGCTGATAGACTCCCTTCTATTCTATAAGGAGAAATTTGGAGCGAAAATCGCCGCATACACTTTGATGCCGAGCCATATTCATTTAATCCTCTTTATTGATGGAGCCCAATTGCCGCATTTCATGCGCGACTACAAAATATTTACTGCGCAGGAAGGGGTTAGAAAGCTGCTTATCAAAATGCCGCATCTCTGGATGCCGCGCCATGATCGGGTAGCGATTTCAGATGAGCGTATCTTCAGAGTGAAGTTGGATTACATTCATAATAATCCGGTTACCGCCGGATTGGTAGAGAAGCCGGAGGATTGGCCATGGTCAAGCGCGGAGGCATATGTGAAGGGAGTGGATAGATACGGATTAGTGTGGAAAGATTGGTGA
- a CDS encoding XRE family transcriptional regulator — protein MRLEIGEKIKALRLASELTQSELAARARLTKGFISQVERDQTSISLDSLLDILEALGVSITEFFGNVGQSRVVFSPKERLQLEEKGIQKFEMLIPGSTNNLMDPIMVGMAPGEELPPEGPHAGEEFGYVLSGVLTLIIGKRVFKLPPRHCFYFEADQNHQYVNRGKVGTNFLWITAPPQM, from the coding sequence ATGAGACTGGAAATAGGAGAAAAAATCAAGGCCCTGAGACTGGCTTCAGAACTGACCCAGTCGGAACTGGCGGCTCGGGCGCGTCTCACCAAGGGATTTATCTCTCAGGTGGAACGCGACCAGACCTCTATTTCGCTCGATTCGCTGCTGGATATCCTGGAGGCGCTGGGTGTATCGATCACCGAGTTTTTCGGAAATGTAGGGCAGTCACGGGTTGTTTTTTCCCCTAAGGAACGGCTGCAATTGGAGGAAAAGGGAATTCAGAAGTTTGAAATGCTGATTCCGGGCAGTACCAACAATCTGATGGATCCGATCATGGTCGGGATGGCGCCGGGTGAGGAACTTCCACCCGAGGGGCCCCACGCCGGAGAGGAATTTGGTTATGTCCTTTCAGGTGTCCTGACTCTGATTATCGGAAAAAGGGTTTTTAAGCTGCCGCCCCGACATTGCTTCTATTTTGAAGCTGACCAGAATCATCAATATGTCAACCGAGGCAAGGTGGGCACCAATTTTCTATGGATAACAGCGCCGCCTCAAATGTAA
- a CDS encoding DUF4365 domain-containing protein, translating to MNEKRKHINRKGTEYKKAAYPKTDAAEVTAIKIFEGLIDENRVKTHIAKRDKYPNTDGYIEPVDAENRSIGTIHVQVKTLSDADIKRGGYSSDEGFLGHCKDALEPSILVGVDIQNEIAYWNEVTAKMVENLEKEGSLTVKLPVRNVISKSEQNYYESWVIILNNRKQVIKLFSELEDDAARIRLVQKILSENLGGIRLDDDINVEKIQEFLDEYNNLMSSKFRIISRLYYPNARKYGFAYTHYDEKHLSYVIYEIPKDSTDLDIKKIPDSFIDKMVSKGLRAVTHFGINPVETDPRTYAQELVREDLIHIIERGGLGFKNDYLARELIFDILNKSHYKFGLEKKDKYTIDEILFGFNKFLPRWIINIINLCNDSQRQGHKNSYTSKQYFDINSADILIPKATVDKVHDITIKQIADNSPFMLNFPIGHDDYPINLFLSSLEDFRNRGVIEVERLYPKYDYNRNRQSRWIYKWLAPADLLSKVKTYFAYLPIAFNSIIHENFPMLEDKFHYASDFNRQVVKVVAHEECNEMSDWPSIIYFNLLCLDENHEITIDVYMEDDKSAPQLDYSKFDKEIIIDSKRYRLVSSSNLSADIFFNPLPLYRSILKLLKVKSGALFDEWNNEKHS from the coding sequence ATGAATGAAAAAAGAAAACATATAAACCGCAAAGGCACAGAATACAAAAAAGCTGCTTATCCAAAAACAGATGCAGCAGAAGTAACCGCTATCAAGATTTTTGAAGGTTTAATTGATGAAAATAGAGTTAAAACCCATATAGCTAAAAGAGATAAATACCCAAATACTGACGGATATATTGAACCTGTCGATGCAGAAAATCGCTCTATTGGAACGATACATGTACAAGTAAAAACACTATCAGATGCAGATATAAAACGAGGTGGTTATTCTTCAGATGAAGGATTTCTTGGCCATTGCAAAGATGCCTTAGAACCATCTATTTTGGTTGGAGTGGATATTCAAAATGAGATTGCATATTGGAATGAAGTCACCGCTAAAATGGTAGAGAATTTGGAGAAAGAAGGATCTTTAACAGTTAAGCTTCCCGTAAGAAATGTTATTTCAAAATCGGAACAAAATTATTATGAATCCTGGGTAATAATTCTTAATAACAGAAAGCAGGTAATAAAATTATTTAGTGAACTCGAAGACGATGCCGCGCGAATTCGTCTTGTACAAAAGATTTTGAGTGAGAACTTGGGAGGAATTAGACTTGATGACGACATAAATGTAGAAAAAATCCAGGAGTTTTTGGATGAGTACAACAATCTAATGTCATCAAAGTTTAGAATTATATCAAGACTGTACTATCCCAATGCTCGCAAATATGGATTTGCATATACTCATTATGACGAGAAGCATTTAAGTTATGTTATTTATGAAATCCCTAAGGATTCAACTGATCTTGATATAAAGAAAATTCCCGACTCGTTTATTGATAAAATGGTGAGCAAGGGGCTTAGGGCGGTAACTCATTTTGGTATTAATCCCGTAGAAACAGACCCCAGAACCTATGCACAAGAACTTGTCAGGGAAGACCTGATTCATATTATTGAAAGAGGAGGTCTTGGTTTCAAAAATGATTATCTAGCAAGAGAGTTGATTTTTGATATATTGAATAAGTCACATTATAAATTTGGCCTCGAAAAAAAGGATAAATATACTATAGATGAAATACTCTTCGGCTTTAATAAATTCTTGCCAAGATGGATAATTAATATTATAAATTTATGCAATGATAGTCAAAGGCAAGGTCATAAAAATTCTTATACTTCTAAGCAATATTTTGATATTAATAGTGCAGATATTCTAATCCCAAAAGCTACAGTTGATAAAGTACATGATATCACCATAAAACAAATTGCTGACAATTCTCCATTTATGCTAAACTTCCCCATCGGTCACGACGATTATCCAATTAACTTATTCTTATCATCGTTAGAAGATTTTAGGAATAGAGGTGTTATTGAGGTTGAAAGACTGTATCCAAAATATGACTATAATCGGAACAGGCAATCAAGATGGATTTATAAATGGTTAGCACCGGCTGATTTATTGAGTAAAGTAAAGACATATTTTGCCTATTTGCCAATTGCTTTTAATTCAATTATACATGAAAATTTTCCAATGTTAGAAGATAAATTTCATTATGCATCCGACTTTAATAGACAGGTTGTCAAAGTTGTTGCGCATGAGGAGTGTAATGAAATGAGTGACTGGCCGAGTATAATATATTTTAATCTTCTGTGTTTAGATGAAAATCATGAAATTACAATTGATGTATATATGGAAGATGATAAATCTGCGCCTCAATTGGATTATTCTAAGTTTGATAAAGAAATAATTATAGATTCCAAAAGGTACCGACTTGTCTCGAGTTCAAATCTTTCAGCTGACATCTTTTTCAATCCACTTCCATTATATCGTTCAATATTGAAACTACTAAAAGTAAAGTCTGGGGCATTATTCGATGAATGGAATAATGAAAAGCATAGTTAA
- a CDS encoding DUF1385 domain-containing protein, whose protein sequence is MPDLSVGGQAVIEGVMMRSKDRVATAVRISTGEILVKSEESISLTKKYKILAWPVLRGIITFFEMLIIGIRTLNFSADIAVKEIEKSEALANGQVYVPKERKSSNLVLIGTVIFALGLGILIFFFLPLAISSLLNVQRDAIAFNLVAGGIRVLLFLLYVWGISQFREFRRVFQYHGAEHKSIYAYETGEELTIDNVARFSTFHPRCGTSFILIVALFAILIYSFTDSLYAVIVGVPPALAKRFLMHFLLLPLVAGGAYELLKLSGKTRDNKITKLLIQPGLWLQRITTREPSPEQMEVAIVALETALGITESKLAVKKTCL, encoded by the coding sequence ATGCCCGATTTAAGCGTTGGCGGACAGGCGGTAATTGAGGGTGTGATGATGCGGTCGAAAGATCGCGTGGCGACCGCAGTCCGCATTTCCACCGGCGAAATTCTGGTCAAATCGGAAGAGTCCATTTCGCTCACCAAGAAATACAAGATACTTGCCTGGCCGGTGCTCCGGGGCATTATTACTTTTTTCGAAATGCTCATTATAGGTATCAGAACCCTAAATTTTTCGGCCGATATCGCGGTCAAAGAAATCGAAAAAAGCGAGGCACTGGCCAATGGCCAGGTTTATGTCCCCAAAGAGCGGAAATCAAGTAATTTGGTGCTGATCGGGACAGTGATTTTTGCCCTTGGCCTGGGAATACTCATTTTCTTTTTTCTCCCCCTAGCGATTTCCTCGCTCCTGAATGTCCAGCGTGATGCGATCGCCTTTAATCTGGTCGCCGGTGGAATCCGGGTGTTGCTGTTTCTGCTTTATGTCTGGGGGATTTCGCAGTTCCGTGAATTCAGGCGGGTTTTTCAGTATCACGGCGCCGAACATAAATCAATCTATGCTTATGAAACCGGCGAGGAGTTGACGATCGATAATGTGGCGCGCTTTTCCACTTTCCATCCGCGCTGCGGGACCAGTTTCATTCTGATAGTCGCTCTCTTTGCCATTCTTATTTATTCTTTCACCGATTCACTCTATGCCGTTATTGTCGGTGTCCCGCCGGCGCTGGCCAAGCGATTCCTGATGCATTTCCTGCTTCTCCCTTTAGTGGCGGGCGGCGCTTATGAGCTTTTGAAGCTTTCCGGGAAAACGCGTGATAACAAAATCACCAAGCTATTGATCCAACCCGGGCTCTGGCTCCAGCGGATCACGACCCGCGAACCCTCTCCCGAGCAGATGGAAGTGGCTATCGTGGCGCTCGAGACGGCGCTCGGGATTACCGAGTCAAAGCTGGCCGTCAAAAAGACTTGCCTTTAG
- the speE gene encoding polyamine aminopropyltransferase, which produces MSSTRKSNAGSDKYIVESSMSDLWDMWLTELHQGKSGLTIKIKALLESTQSKFQRIDILDTEDFGKMLVLYGSMMVADNDLFSYNEMITHVPLFVHPKPNKVLIIGGGDCGALTNVMKHPEVKSCTMCEIDKMVVEVCKRHFPKMTAGTRDKRTKLVFQDGKKFIADTKQKFDIILLDLSDPIGPAADLFQKKFHQKVHDTLGPDGIMVAQSESPVFNPETVKQMYKNLRQIFPIVRMYTAHVPIYPSSYWSFAFCSKKYHPIDDFDYGRYKNLKLQNNYYNVDIHLGAFCLPEYVKKLIGDK; this is translated from the coding sequence TTGTCATCGACTAGGAAAAGCAACGCCGGTTCGGACAAATATATTGTCGAATCCTCGATGTCCGACCTCTGGGACATGTGGCTGACCGAACTGCACCAGGGAAAAAGCGGCCTGACCATCAAAATCAAGGCTCTGCTCGAATCGACCCAGTCGAAATTTCAACGAATCGATATTCTCGATACCGAGGATTTCGGCAAGATGCTGGTTTTGTACGGCTCGATGATGGTGGCCGATAATGACCTCTTCTCTTACAACGAGATGATCACCCATGTGCCGCTCTTTGTGCATCCCAAACCGAACAAGGTGCTGATTATCGGCGGCGGTGATTGCGGGGCGCTGACCAACGTGATGAAACATCCCGAGGTCAAATCGTGCACCATGTGCGAAATCGACAAAATGGTGGTCGAGGTCTGCAAGCGGCATTTCCCGAAAATGACCGCCGGCACCAGAGATAAGCGGACGAAACTGGTGTTCCAGGATGGCAAGAAATTTATTGCCGATACCAAACAGAAATTCGACATCATTCTCCTCGACCTGTCCGACCCGATCGGCCCGGCGGCCGACCTGTTTCAGAAGAAATTCCACCAGAAGGTGCATGACACGCTTGGTCCTGATGGTATCATGGTGGCGCAGTCGGAATCGCCGGTTTTCAATCCAGAGACGGTGAAGCAGATGTATAAGAATCTGCGGCAGATTTTCCCGATTGTGAGAATGTACACGGCGCATGTGCCGATTTACCCCTCGTCTTACTGGTCGTTTGCTTTTTGTTCCAAGAAATATCATCCGATTGATGATTTCGATTATGGCCGTTACAAAAACCTGAAACTGCAGAACAATTATTACAATGTGGATATTCATCTTGGTGCGTTCTGCCTTCCCGAGTATGTGAAGAAGTTGATTGGAGACAAGTAA
- the speD gene encoding adenosylmethionine decarboxylase: MKILGRHLLAELAECESDALNNRPELERIMLEAARRSGATVVDSVFHHYNPQGLSGIVVIAESHISIHTWPEYGYAAVDCFTCGSSVDPWKALEYLKEALGCRAPQIRDFSRGIPSASDEIIAHKANAVLPAMDNQLTH, from the coding sequence ATGAAAATACTTGGTCGTCACCTTCTGGCCGAACTTGCCGAGTGCGAATCGGATGCGCTCAACAACCGGCCGGAGCTGGAAAGAATCATGTTGGAGGCGGCTCGTCGTTCCGGCGCGACCGTGGTTGATTCAGTATTTCATCATTATAATCCTCAGGGCTTATCCGGCATTGTCGTGATAGCCGAATCACATATTTCTATCCACACCTGGCCCGAATATGGTTATGCCGCGGTCGATTGCTTCACCTGCGGCTCCAGTGTTGACCCATGGAAAGCGCTGGAATATCTGAAAGAGGCCCTCGGCTGCAGAGCGCCGCAAATTCGCGACTTTTCACGCGGTATCCCCTCTGCCTCCGATGAAATCATCGCCCATAAAGCCAACGCGGTTCTCCCCGCCATGGATAACCAGTTAACCCATTAG